From a region of the Candida albicans SC5314 chromosome 1, complete sequence genome:
- a CDS encoding ubiquitin-protein ligase (Putative transcription factor with C3HC4 zinc finger DNA-binding motif; mutants are viable): MTTTSTALLDTLSTEVTNLNQSGTDSLNDLLQDSNEFLAELRLIELDLIEEVNSQENELTPHKPVDPVDKLSKLSDKWYKSSISRLKSYNSANNKFSKNILNNPKFSIELDDAYTYPLLLNNYPRNNLDGHQQKHGSTRSKDINIEAPEEGHPLLPKSSQLEQIKNENREELIKAIVLHLLKTGQCDIVPEVLKELPANTSNVIDQDLFKKFEVLNQIVDNIIARHDLSLALQWFQEKYNERVAINAKNSILPPNTSADTFGSINLSWDQTDSFHDIEFKFHMLQFTILLNGENSSFTLDNALKAYLYSKDNFSKFFKDYIHEISPLMTLLLFRTDKDTDTFDDFSKKHMVTTVKSFITKMKQGFYMENERKQRSMGHGGEAKFVYELLANFENIHESSSLFTNLANEFIAEYCKDLKLSNDSSLFQSVLAGHIYLPSFYKYNQIQLKLKKLKSASGGKLNEDSSGASNSTNGTPNSQVENFVATYHFELPFQLPDSNRFLFKYHPIFICPVSREQLIPITENGYTTQAVVLNYCQHLVLRDSIWHLSKKGIDIFKCHYCYKKHKYSDVTDAYFIDL, from the coding sequence ATGACTACAACTAGCACAGCATTATTAGATACCTTATCAACCGAGGTAACAAACCTTAACCAATCAGGAACTGATAGCTTGAATGATTTGCTACAGGATTCCAATGAATTTTTAGCCGAACTAAGACTAATAGAATTAGATTTAATTGAGGAAGTGAATAGTCAGGAAAATGAACTCACACCCCATAAACCAGTGGACCCAGTTGACAAGTTACTGAAGCTTTCGGATAAATGGTATAAGTCGTCTATTTCCAGATTAAAGTCCTACAATTCTGCAAATAACAAATTCAGCAAAAACATTTTGAATAATCCCAAGTTTAGTATTGAGTTGGATGATGCTTATACTTATCCATtgttattgaataattatCCACGTAATAATTTGGACGGTCACCAACAAAAACATGGATCGACGAGGAGTAAAGACATCAATATAGAAGCACCGGAAGAAGGTCACCCATTACTTCCAAAATCAAGCCAGTTggaacaaatcaaaaatgaaaatagaGAAGAGCTTATCAAGGCAATTGTTCttcatttattgaaaactgGTCAATGTGATATTGTTCCAGAAGTGTTGAAAGAATTACCTGCAAATACATCAAATGTTATTGATCAAGATCTATTTAAGAAGTTTGAGgttttgaatcaaatagTTGATAATATAATAGCCAGACATGATTTATCATTGGCACTTCAATGGTTTCAAGAAAAGTATAATGAAAGAGTAGCCATTAACGCTAAAAACTCAATTTTGCCACCAAATACAAGTGCGGATACATTTGGATCTATAAATCTATCTTGGGATCAGACTGACTCCTTTcatgatattgaatttaaatttcACATGCTacaatttacaattttGTTAAACGGAGAGAACTCTTCATTCACGCTTGATAATGCACTAAAAGCTTATTTGTATTCAAAAGATAACTTTTCCAAATTCTTTAAAGATTACATCCATGAGATATCGCCGTTGATGacattattgttattcAGAACAGATAAAGATACAGATACTTTTGATGATTTCTCGAAAAAGCATATGGTTACTACTGTTAAAAGTTTCATtacaaaaatgaaacagGGGTTCTATATGGAGAATGAACGTAAACAAAGAAGTATGGGCCATGGGGGTGAAGCTAAGTTTGTGTATGAGTTGTTAGCaaactttgaaaatattCACGAAAGTAGTAGCTTGTTCACTAACCTTGCGAACGAATTTATTGCAGAATATTGCAaggatttgaaattatctAACGATTCGTCATTGTTTCAAAGTGTTTTAGCTGGACACATATACTTGCCAAGcttttataaatataatcaaatacaattgaaattgaaaaagttgaaacTGGCTTCTGGAGGTAAACTAAATGAAGATAGTTCTGGTGCATCGAATTCGACAAATGGAACTCCTAATAGCCAGGTTGAGAATTTTGTGGCAACATATCACTTTGAATTACCGTTTCAATTGCCAGATTCCAACAGGTTTTTATTCAAGTACCATCctattttcatttgtcCTGTTTCGAGAGAGCAGTTGATACCTATCACAGAGAATGGTTACACAACACAGGCTGTAGTGTTAAACTATTGTCAACATTTGGTTTTGAGAGATAGCATTTGGCATTTATCGAAAAAGGGAATAGATATCTTCAAGTGTCATTACTGTTATAAGAAACATAAGTATAGTGATGTCACAGATGCATATTTTATCGACTTATAA
- the CHL4 gene encoding Chl4p (Protein described as having role in chromosome segregation; RNA abundance regulated by tyrosol and cell density): protein MSKLEQQTPSYKNILPNTYVPYLGHKVLYNILDRLSKNSILQFIILWTKLKNTQPKPPSKYTQHGFNKKITKEVSEFRKLINRTPKRKLIDKIIFEYWTQGLNLLQISQIDCQLIVDKSNSAQSWIYSTVKDMHDKIVPISINPREFLNNLVKNLSSLYLSYIYICKHPKLPIILIRIQVFDLNGMDITEKPHIISHKAYFFGIFVNSPHVVHSINNDAMVHGIVMEAFERSLPQSKNNLLKLITPENQFPVKSIQSMHILKGCNRSGNSLGIWTPYADGTVDMLPLGAIEDHQVFKSEAEIDEETNETEDVDNLKLQRLKKIANLRFKGSLTGNKQSSNEEPNHHQQQQQPEQDSNLDQTEREGQTNDTEFDSIAPIQYAEFILKEKTTATRTEKSIGDDGRTNIKFKITGSDVFGGLHELSVKSTEPEEIILNPEEVPNWLTGEEGASIGEIRNGNFYNKING from the coding sequence ATGTCAAAGTTAGAACAGCAAACACCATCATATAAGAATATATTACCAAACACATATGTGCCGTACCTTGGACATAAAGTTTTATATAATATTTTGGATAGGCTATCCAAAAACTCTATActtcaatttatcatcttATGGACCAAGCTCAAGAACACACAACCAAAACCACCTTCAAAGTACACTCAGCATggtttcaacaaaaaaattaccaaGGAAGTGAGTGAGTTTagaaaattaattaatcgTACTCCGAAACGTAAACTCATCGACAAGATAATCTTTGAATACTGGACCCAAGGATTGAATCTACTACAAATATCTCAAATCGACTGCCAACTTATTGTGGACAAATCAAATAGTGCTCAATCATGGATTTATTCAACTGTAAAGGATATGCATGACAAGATAGTGCCGATCTCAATCAACCCTAGAGagtttttaaataatttggtgaaaaatttgtCATCATTGTACTTGTCATACATTTATATATGCAAACATCCAAAACTACCGATAATCTTGATTAGGATCCAAGTGTTTGATTTAAATGGAATGGATATTACCGAAAAACCACATATTATATCTCACAAggcatatttttttgggatTTTTGTCAATTCGCCTCATGTTGTGCATTCAATTAACAATGATGCTATGGTACACGGAATTGTTATGGAAGCATTTGAACGGAGTTTACCACAGAGTAAAAATAACTTGCTTAAATTAATAACTCCAGAGAACCAATTCCCTGTGAAATCCATTCAATCAATGCATATTTTGAAAGGATGCAATCGATCTGGAAATAGTTTAGGTATTTGGACTCCCTATGCTGATGGTACTGTGGACATGTTACCACTTGGAGCAATTGAGGATCATCAAGTATTTAAAAGCGAAGCAGAGATTGACGAGGAGACTAATGAAACAGAAGATGTGGATAATCTAAAGCTTCAACgattgaagaaaattgcAAATCTACGCTTTAAAGGGTCACTTACAGGTAATAAACAATCCAGCAATGAGGAACCAAATCACcaccagcaacaacaacaaccagaACAGGACTCTAACCTTGACCAAACTGAAAGAGAAGGACAAACCAACGATACAGAGTTTGATTCTATTGCTCCAATTCAATACGCCGAATTTATtcttaaagaaaaaactaCAGCTACTAGAACTGAAAAAAGTATCGGTGATGATGGAAGAACTAACATTAAGTTTAAAATAACAGGGTCAGATGTGTTTGGAGGTTTGCATGAACTCTCTGTGAAATCAACAGAACCAgaagaaataatattaaatccAGAAGAAGTCCCCAATTGGCTAACAGGTGAAGAAGGTGCTTCAATTGGGGAAATCAGAAATGGGAATTTTTataacaaaatcaatggATGA
- a CDS encoding uncharacterized protein (Ortholog of Rmd6 involved in S. cerevisiae sporulation; flow model biofilm induced) — MSFEVLALSYSWVHKDSVSSRFENLKHLINASYNKPRYRFGIIQSPRIKNNDTVLSDLAIDAYDEICIYLLLGKQEKFDDLANEGYKRDLTKVATTFNQVFANDIPERYYSIFNLEDINTAKITFADSDFEFSDEILNRCIASVGLRSFHGKAKPATKDFELTAFTSFMRNTAPVFLDFIINQCLLDSERFEKISFQGSLNDFQTIIIHADVIKEHGLVEYYTKKCSFTKSSQEDILIKVDNGQKVDDGVLEKGILASKDFHLSFLERIIHIEPK; from the coding sequence ATGTCTTTCGAAGTCCTTGCATTGTCATATTCTTGGGTGCACAAAGACTCCGTGTCGTCAAggtttgaaaatttgaaacacTTGATCAATGCTTCATACAATAAACCTAGATACAGATTTGGTATCATTCAATCACcaagaatcaaaaataatgatacaGTGTTGTCAGATCTAGCAATTGATGCATATGACGAGATTTGCATTTACTTGCTACTTggaaaacaagaaaagttTGATGATTTGGCTAACGAAGGATATAAACGAGACTTGACTAAAGTTGCAACTACATTTAATCAAGTTTTCGCTAATGATATTCCAGAACGTTATTATTCCATTTTCAATCTTGAAGATATAAACACCGCAAAGATCACTTTTGCTGACAGTGATTTCGAATTCAGTGATGAGATCTTGAATAGGTGTATTGCCAGTGTTGGATTGAGATCATTTCATGGCAAGGCAAAACCAGCCACCAAGGATTTTGAGTTGACAGCATTCACATCGTTTATGCGGAATACTGCTCCAGTTTTTTTAGACTTTATAATAAACCAATGCCTATTAGATAGTGAACGATTTGAGAAAATTTCGTTTCAGGGATCCCTAAATGATTTCCAAACGATCATTATACACGCAGATGTGATTAAAGAACATGGATTAGTTGAGTACTATACAAAAAAGTGCTCTTTCACCAAGTCGTCTCAAGAGGACATTTTGATCAAGGTAGACAATGGACAGAAAGTAGATGACGGGGTATTAGAGAAGGGAATATTAGCATCCAAAGATTTTCATCTTTCGTTCTTAGAAAGAATTATTCATATAGAACCCAAATAG
- a CDS encoding uncharacterized protein (Protein of unknown function; Spider biofilm induced) has protein sequence MHSFYTRPSAFHSKSSTALLLGYLAISTTVPFFLSYKETNSNAIGNQSLKGTISARSLFTKL, from the coding sequence ATGCATTCATTTTATACCAGACCAAGTGCGTTCCATTCCAAATCTTCTACTGCTTTACTATTAGGTTATTTGGCCATTTCTACTACTGTGCCATTCTTTTTATCATATAAAGAAACCAATAGTAATGCCATTGGTAATCAACTGTTAAAAGGCACGATATCAGCTAGATCATTATTCACCAAGTTATGA
- a CDS encoding uncharacterized protein (Protein of unknown function; Spider biofilm repressed) has protein sequence MLGSTTKRILVNSSKGSIRFNSSNNSKNGGDAAKLNLSDLFKRIDQVSAKATEFKNKTSSSRSFEAGNRRPGWQRSENNNFTNNRAVRNNFNEGEQQQHQQIPRQHQQQREGNSQANFRGPRSNEFAPRSNTRPSRFPKTVDGERAPVARFNGRGDRPSGSNDRSFRRSTPRRNFIESKPEVHKPTVARPINSKQLTPVPLQPKVIAEDFFYGKVPSINATVASRLASIAKLSLNDSKYPYMLPKEVIDQAYPGQRNRFILQQNWKINPNEDVLKERVQTIVLGQTKDLEYKGKKTELASRTLHDININPNLNLEQKNTMFNIVNGLTDIKTIFKDAHWKKQASK, from the coding sequence ATGTTGGGCTCTACTACAAAGAGAATACTAGTTAATAGTTCAAAAGGACTGATTagattcaattcttctaatAACAGCAAAAATGGTGGTGATGCCgctaaattaaatttgagTGATCTTTTCAAAAGAATCGATCAAGTTTCAGCAAAAGCTACTGAGTTTAAAAATAAGACCTCAAGCTCGAGATCATTTGAAGCAGGAAACAGGAGACCTGGTTGGCAAAGAAGcgaaaataataattttactAATAATAGGGCCGTCAGAAATAACTTTAATGAAGGTGAGCAACAGCAGCACCAACAAATACCAAGACAACATCAACAGCAAAGAGAAGGAAACTCACAGGCCAACTTTCGTGGTCCAAGAAGCAACGAATTTGCTCCAAGGAGTAACACAAGACCGTCCAGATTTCCAAAGACGGTTGACGGAGAAAGGGCACCAGTTGCAAGATTCAATGGCAGAGGCGATAGACCTAGTGGTTCTAATGACAGATCATTCAGAAGGTCTACTCCTAGAAGAAATTTTATAGAAAGCAAACCAGAAGTGCACAAACCAACAGTGGCCAGACCAATCAACTCCAAACAATTGACCCCGGTTCCATTACAGCCAAAGGTTATCGCTGAAGATTTCTTTTACGGTAAGGTCCCAAGTATTAACGCTACTGTTGCTTCTAGATTAGCCTCTATTGccaaattatcattaaatgattcaaaatatcCGTATATGTTGCCAAAAGAAGTTATTGATCAGGCATACCCAGGGCAAAGGAATAGATTTATTTTGCAGCAGAATTGGAAGATAAATCCAAATGAAGATGTCTTGAAAGAAAGAGTGCAGACTATTGTTTTAGGACAAACTAAGGATTTGGAATATAAGGGTAAAAAGACTGAATTGGCCAGTCGTACTCTTCATGACATTAACATTAACCCAAATTTAAACTTAGAACAGAAAAATACCATGTTTAACATTGTCAATGGGTTAACGGATATCAAAACCATTTTCAAGGATGCTCACTGGAAGAAACAAGCAAGTAAATAG
- the ATP1 gene encoding F1F0 ATP synthase subunit alpha (ATP synthase alpha subunit; antigenic in human/mouse; at hyphal surface; ciclopirox, ketoconazole, flucytosine induced; Efg1, caspofungin repressed; may be essential; sumoylation target; stationary phase-enriched; Spider biofilm repressed), with protein MLSARPVLRTAARTATIAARSSLRVARPTLLTAQRFASAKAAPTEVSSILEDRIRGVSEEANLNETGRVLSVGDGIARIYGLNNIQAEELVEFSSGAKGMALNLEADQVGVVLFGSDRLVKEGETVKRTGQIVSVPIGPELLGRVVDGLGNPIDGKGPIKAAAYSRAQVKAPGILPRRSVHEPMQTGLKSVDALVPIGRGQRELIIGDRQTGKTAVALDAILNQKRWNNGSDEKKKLYCVYVAVGQKRSTVAQLVQTLEQHDALKYSVIVAATASEAAPLQYIAPFTACAIGEWFRDNGRHALIVYDDLSKQAVAYRQLSLLLRRPPGREAYPGDVFYLHSRLLERAAKMSDAYGGGSLTALPVIETQGGDVSAYIPTNVISITDGQIFLEAELFYKGIRPAINVGLSVSRVGSAAQVKAMKQVAGSLKLFLAQYREVAAFAQFGSDLDASTKQTLNRGERLTQLLKQKQYNPLAAEEQVPLIFAGVNGFLDNVALDRIGEFEEAFLGHLKSNETGILDAIKTKGELSKDELEKLRKVTEEFVASF; from the exons ATGTTGTCAGCTCGTCCTGTTTTACGTACTGCTGCTCGTACAGCTACTATTGCTGCCAGATCATCTTTAAGAGTT GCTCGTCCAACTTTATTAACTGCTCAAAGATTTGCCTCTGCCAAGGCTGCCCCAACTGAAGTTTCTTCAATCTTGGAAGACAGAATCAGAGGTGTTTCTGAAGAAGCTAACTTGAACGAAACCGGTAGAGTTTTATCCGTCGG gGATGGTATTGCTCGTATTTACGGTTTAAACAACATCCAAGCCGAagaattggttgaattCTCTTCTGGTGCCAAAGGTATGGCTTTGAACTTGGAAGCTGACCAAGTCGGGGTTGTGTTGTTCGGTTCTGATAGATTAGTCAAAGAAGGTGAAACCGTCAAGAGAACTGGTCAAATTGTTTCCGTTCCAATTGGTCCAGAATTGTTAGGTAGAGTTGTTGATGGTTTAGGTAACCCAATTGATGGTAAAGGTCCAATCAAGGCTGCTGCTTACTCCAGAGCTCAAGTTAAAGCTCCAGGTATTTTACCAAGAAGATCCGTCCACGAACCAATGCAAACCGGTTTGAAATCTGTTGATGCTTTGGTCCCAATTGGTAGAGGTCAAAGAGAATTGATCATTGGTGATCGTCAAACTGGTAAAACCGCCGTTGCCTTGGATGCCATCTTGAACCAAAAGAGATGGAACAATGGTTCTGAcgaaaagaagaaattgtacTGTGTTTACGTTGCTGTTGGTCAAAAGAGATCAACTGTTGCTCAATTGGTCCAAACTTTGGAACAACACGACGCTCTTAAATACTCTGTTATTGTTGCTGCTACTGCTTCTGAAGCTGCTCCATTGCAATACATTGCTCCATTCACTGCTTGTGCTATTGGTGAATGGTTCAGAGACAATGGTAGACACGCCTTGATTGTCTACGATGATTTGTCCAAACAAGCTGTTGCTTACCGTCAATTGTCATTATTGTTGAGAAGACCACCAGGTAGAGAAGCTTACCCTGGTGATGTTTTCTACTTACATTCCAGATTATTGGAAAGAGCTGCTAAGATGTCTGATGCTTACGGTGGTGGTTCTTTGACTGCTTTGCCAGTTATTGAAACCCAAGGTGGTGATGTCTCTGCTTATATTCCAACTAACGTTATTTCCATTACTGATGGTCAAATTTTCTTGGAAGCTGAATTATTCTACAAAGGTATCAGACCAGCTATTAACGTCGGTTTGTCCGTCTCCCGTGTCGGTTCTGCTGCTCAAGTTAAAGCTATGAAACAAGTTGCCGGTTCCTTGAAATTGTTCTTGGCCCAATACAGAGAAGTTGCTGCTTTCGCTCAATTTGGTTCTGATTTGGATGCTTCTACCAAACAAACCTTGAACAGAGGTGAAAGATTGACccaattattgaaacaaaaacaatacaaCCCATTGGCTGCCGAAGAACAAGTTCCATTGATTTTCGCTGGTGTTAACGGTTTCTTGGACAATGTTGCTCTTGACAGAATTGGTGAATTCGAAGAAGCTTTCTTGGGTCACTTGAAATCTAACGAAACTGGTATCTTGGATGCTATTAAGACCAAGGGTGAATTATCTAAAgatgaattagaaaaattgagAAAAGTCACCGAAGAATTCGTTGCTTCTTTCTAA
- a CDS encoding uncharacterized protein (Ortholog of C. dubliniensis CD36 : Cd36_04370, C. parapsilosis CDC317 : CPAR2_105410, Candida tenuis NRRL Y-1498 : CANTEDRAFT_114891 and Debaryomyces hansenii CBS767 : DEHA2D13420g) — MAASPEKRIDAKSNLNQIKSQLYESTTPSSGNSTPDIIEEQKFENDLDYLLTNKENGNYEEQTEFVSTKYDEVIISKSTETKNKSKPKTKNKKFTVADVTKDMEGLEFSSDEDVANGDTIDKNKEEKPNKLKSQKSRSRLNKKKSKSKLNKTVGNGSPVANSETPIDSNSQLDANKEATKPKPKKSPKKKETESGQPEETQGNKTPKKVRSKKSRNNLRPKAQSDVKPTDATKTNEDKSIINGKNGNINKETPDSKSNGIEGPESVDNEEETIENGEDDEEALKRKLKNKKRKERRKKRNQLTKESNGSENEESAVPSAPTPPAAPSPTKETTSKPEDNPFVIKLRSVKSTINKKYSENLPEVQPIKTIIGMSHQQILHSDLSDVKIKTLMTSSSVSKYAANAVKFVTTHKDDLFGNFENKKIFLTLCINIALYESLGYKKTTKLYPNVLELFGGYAEINLETTRTKLTPSKKDIHQNDLDYSVLSYFGHILIWAAHQQRQGKVPIFADKFGISLTSKEVRSKIGGYHLWDKLFRELQGMNSKRWKHVIKFRNAFQYEEDQFMIILRFMQIDENIP; from the coding sequence ATGGCAGCATCACCAGAAAAGAGAATAGATGCCAAATCcaatttaaatcaaattaaatcaCAATTGTATGAGTCAACAACTCCTTCATCAGGCAACTCTACACCTGATATAATTGAAGAACAAAAGTTTGAGAATGATTTGGACTATTTATTGACAAATAAAGAGAATGGAAATTATGAGGAACAAACTGAATTCGTTTCTACGAAATATGACGAGGTCATAATTTCGAAATCCACggaaaccaaaaataaatcaaaaccCAAAACTAAGAATAAAAAGTTTACTGTGGCTGATGTAACCAAAGATATGGAAGGTCTTGAGTTCTCCAGTGACGAAGATGTTGCTAATGGAGACACCATTGACAAGAATAAAGAAGAGAAACCAAACAAACTCAAGCTGCAAAAAAGTAGATCAAGAttgaataagaaaaaaagtaaaTCAAAACTTAACAAAACTGTTGGAAATGGTTCACCAGTTGCAAATTCAGAAACCCCAATTGATTCTAATCTGCAATTAGACGCAAACAAAGAAGCAACAAAACCGAAACCTAAGAAATCACccaaaaagaaggaaaCCGAGTCTGGGCAACCAGAAGAGACCCAAGGAAACAAGACACCAAAGAAAGTAAGATCCAAAAAAAGTAGAAATAACCTCAGACCTAAAGCTCAATCAGATGTCAAACCAACGGATGCTACTAAAACTAATGAAGATAAGAGTATAATCAATGGCAAAAATGGGAATATCAACAAGGAAACACCCGATTCAAAAAGTAATGGCATTGAAGGACCAGAACTGGTAGATAACGAAGAGGAAACAATAGAAAACGGAGAAGACGACGAAGAGGCATTGAAACGTAAGCttaagaataaaaaaagaaaagaaagaagaaagaaacgTAATCAATTAACGAAGGAGTCAAATGGTAGTGAAAATGAGGAGTCTGCAGTACCATCTGCACCAACTCCACCAGCTGCCCCTTCACCTACAAAAGAAACTACTTCAAAACCAGAAGATAATCCATTTGTGATAAAATTAAGATCAGTGAAAAGCACCATAAATAAGAAATATTCGGAAAATTTACCCGAAGTGCAGCCCATCAAAACCATCATTGGAATGTCccatcaacaaattcttcattcaGATTTATCTGAtgtcaaaatcaaaacattAATGACATCATCGTCAGTGTCCAAATATGCTGCTAATGCAGTCAAGTTTGTAACGACTCATAAAGATGACTTATTTGgtaattttgaaaacaaaaagatttttttaaCGTTGTGCATTAATATTGCCTTGTATGAATCCCTTGGTTATAAGAAAACTACTAAATTGTACCCTAACGTTTTGGAATTATTTGGAGGATACGCtgaaattaatttagaAACAACTCGTACTAAATTAACGCCATCGAAAAAAGATATTCATCAAAATGATTTAGATTATTCCGTATTGTCTTATTTTGGtcatattttgatttgggCAGCTCATCAACAACGTCAAGGTAAAGTCCCAATTTTTGCTGATAAATTTGGAATCAGTTTAACTAGTAAAGAAGTTCGCTCAAAGATTGGTGGATACCATTTATGGGATAAATTGTTCAGAGAATTACAAGGAATGAATTCCAAAAGATGGAAACATGTGATTAAGTTTAGAAATGCCTTTCAATACGAAGAGGATCAGTTTATGATTATTTTAAGATTTATGCAGATTGATGAAAACATACCATAg